CGGTAACGATAGGCGCGTTTACTGATAGCGACGTCACGAGCATCATGAACCTAGAAGAGCAGGAGGATCCATTATACATAATGCCGGTCGGAAGGAAAGGATAATAGAGCGATGCTCGATCTCATCAGTTTCTTGACGCAGATACCTGTAAGGAAGCATGTACAGATAGAAGAGGTCAAAGCTAAGAGTTACCTCTTCCCGTTCGTTGGCGTAGTGATTGGGTTCGTGGTAGCCGTGGTAGCGTTTGGCGTGTTTGGGTTGTTAGGTACCGCGACGGAGATTGCCGCGGTGCTCACACTACTCGCGCTTTACCTCGTTACGGGTCTGCTGCATCTGGACGGGTTAGCGGATTTCTTTGATGGTGTGATGGCGCCTGGGAGCAAAGAGGAGAAGCGACGGGCGATGAAGGACAATACTATAGGAATCGCGGGCTTGTTCGCCGTTGTTCTTGTTCTCCTCTTGAGTTTATTCGCTATAGAGACGGTGTGCGCAGATTTGACCGCAGCGGCTGGTTTTACGTTTGATTTTGGCTCGTTGCACCGATTCGCAGGAGTGTTCGTAATCGCGGAAGTTGCGGCAAAGCTGAGTATGAACACGTGCCTGGTACTTGGTAAGGCATCCAGTAGTGCTGAGGGTCTGGGGTCGCAGTTTATACGGTCTGCATCGCCGCTGAACTATCTGGTAGCGCTTCTGTCCGCCGTGATCTTTGTGGTACTGTTAACTTTTTCGTTCCGGTTCG
The Methanomicrobia archaeon genome window above contains:
- the cobS gene encoding adenosylcobinamide-GDP ribazoletransferase — translated: MLDLISFLTQIPVRKHVQIEEVKAKSYLFPFVGVVIGFVVAVVAFGVFGLLGTATEIAAVLTLLALYLVTGLLHLDGLADFFDGVMAPGSKEEKRRAMKDNTIGIAGLFAVVLVLLLSLFAIETVCADLTAAAGFTFDFGSLHRFAGVFVIAEVAAKLSMNTCLVLGKASSSAEGLGSQFIRSASPLNYLVALLSAVIFVVLLTFSFRFVLVFTGVIVAVVVSSIAKRKFGAVSGDVVGASNELARCATLLIIAVLQIGL